In the genome of Anabaena cylindrica PCC 7122, the window TTACCAGAACGAGGACGAATTGGTATATTCAACCGTTCATATTATGAAGAATTGCTAGTGGTACGTGTACATCCAGAAATATTGGAAAAACAACAACTGCACTATTTCCCTCAGGAAAATAAAATATGGCAGCAGCGTTTTGAAGAAATTAATAATTTTGAAAAATATTTAGTAACTAATGGTATTCTTGTCCTCAAATTTTTTCTAAATGTCTCCAAACAAGAACAGAAAAAACGCTTTTTAGATCGAATTGAAACACCAGAAAAACATTGGAAATTCTCAGATAGTGATGTGCGAGAACGAGGTTTTTGGGATGATTATATGACTGCTTATGAGCAAGTTTTTAATCACACGAGTACTGAAGCTGCACCTTGGTATATTATCCCTGCTGATCACAAGTGGTTTACGCGTCTAGTTGTATCTGAGATTATCTGCAAAAAATTACAAGATTTAAATTTACAATATCCTACTATTAGTGAAGAACACAAGGAGAAACTTTTGCAAGCTAAAAAAATGCTGGAAAGCGAAGATTGAAATAATTCGTAATTCGTAATTCGTAATTCGTAATTCGTAATTCGTAATTCGTAATAGATAGAAAGTTATTTCCCCCTGCTCCCTGCCCCCTACCACTCCTGCCTCCTATTTTTATCAGGATAGATGATAAATGATGTCATATTTGTTTATCCTATTAGTAACGGGTATAGTCATAAATTAAAAATCATGATTTTGCGGTCAGAATTTACCAATAATTATCAAATTCCTGACTTGACTCATGCTGGCTTCGATATTGTGGCTCTGGCAGCTTCTGCGGGTGGTTTAACAGCCATAACTGAAGTTTTATCAGCTTTACCGACTGATTTTAAAGCGGCAATTGTGATAGTCCAACATCTTGATCCTAAATCTCGCTCATTAATGGCAGAAATTCTCCGTCGTCATATTGTTCTCGATGTGAAACAGGCAGAGGATGGAGATAAACTGAACCCAGGAATGGTTTATATAGCTCCTCCTAACCATCATTTGTTGGTTAACTGTGATGCTACGCTTTCTTTATCTCAGTCGGAAAAGGTGCATTTTCTGCGTCCTGCTGCTGATGTTTTATTTAAATCGGTAGCAGGTAGTTACAAAGATAGAGCGATCGCTGTTGTATTAACTGGAAACGGCTGTGATGGTGCAATAGGAGTAAAAGCTATTCACAAAATGGGTGGGATCATCATTGTTGAAGATGAAAAAACTGCTGAATTTAAAGGGATGCCTTTAGCTGCTATTGAAACTGGTAATGTGGACTTTATCATCCCTAAGGAAGGTATCTCTTCAGCCTTGATCAATTTGGTTATGGCTCGTGGTTAAATTGCTCGTCATTGGGGTTATGATTAGCAAATCAAAAAAAAGAACCGTAAAGATTCAGTGATTCCCTCGCTAACCTTATGACTTCCATAGAAAAAAACCCCGACTTTGAAAATCTACTCGTTTATTTAAGACAGAATCGGGGGTTTGATTTCACTGGTTATAAACGCTCAACTTTGATGCGTCGTGTAAACAAGCGAATGCAATCACTGAGCATAGAAAGCTTTGTGGATTACATTGACTATTTACAAGTTTATCCAGAAGAATTCAATCATCTATTCAATACTATTTTGATTAATGTTACCGACTTTTTTCGGGATGCTTCCGCTTGGGAATGCCTGGCACAGCAAGTAATACCGGATATTATTAAAAATAAAAAAAGTAGTGAACCGATTCGCATTTGGTGTGCTGGTTGTGCTTCTGGAGAAGAGGCTTATACTCTAGCAATATTGATGTCTGAAGCATTAGGAGCAGAGGATTTTCGTCACCGGGTAAAAATTTATGCCACGGATATAGATGAAGAAGCTCTATACCAGGCTCGTCAAGCCGTGTATTCAGCTAAAAATATCCATGCTATTTCACCAGAACTGCGGGATAAGTATTTTGAGTTATTAGGAAATAATTATCTATTCCGCCAAGACTTGCGCCGTTCTGTGATTTTTGGTCGTCATGATTTACTTCAGGATGCGCCAATTTCTCGGTTAGACTTGTTGGTGTGTCGTAACACCCTGATGTATTTCAATTCTGAGACTCAGGGACGGATTATGGCTCGGTTTCATTTTGCCCTCAATGACAAGGGCTATCTGTTTTTAGGTAAAGCAGAGATGTTGTCAATGTATTCCAATTTGTTTGCACCTATAGACTTAAAAAATCGTATATTTAAGAGAGTATCAACAACCAATGTGCGCGATCGCCTTTTGGTTATGGCCAATTCAGTCGAGGATGAATCTAGCCACCGATTATCTCGCTATCTTCGACTGCGAGAGTTAGCATTTGATACAGAACCAAATGCCAAAGTAGTCATTGATATCAATGGCTTATTGGTAATGATGAACGAGCAAGCGCGCATCTTGTTTAGTCTGTCAGCTAAGGATTTAGATCGTCCCTTTCAGGATTTGGAACTTTCCTATCGGCCGATAGAATTGCGATCGCTAATTGAAAGAGCATATAACGAACGCCGTCTCATCATCATTACTAATGTAGAACGTTACATATCTAACTCAGAAACCCAATACTTGGATGTGCGGATTATACCTTTACAAGACTCTGATCTCAGTTTCCTCGGTGTCACTATCGTCTTTCATGATGTCACCCGTTATATTAAACTCCAAGAAGCTCTGCAACGTTCTCGGCAAGAATTAGAAACCACTAACGAAGAACTCCAGTCTACTAATGAAGAATTAGAAACCACCAACGAAGAACTCCAGTCTACTAATGAAGAGTTAGAAACTACCAATGAAGAACTTCAGTCTACTAATCAAGAACTGGAGACGATGAACGAAGAACTCCAATCTGCAAATGAAGAATTACAGACAATTAATTACGAGTTAAGTCAGCGTACCTTAGAACTCAACCATACAAACGTTTTTCTAATTTCCATCCTCAGAAGTCTACAAACAGGAATTGTAGTAATTAACAAAAATTTTTACATCGTAATTTGGAATCATTTAGTAGAAGAACTGTGGGGTTTACGTAATGGTGAAGTAATAAATAAATCTTTTTTTGGTTTGGATATTGGTTTACCTACCGAGCAATTGCGATCGTCTATCTGTGATGCCATATCTGGTACAAAACACTTCCAAGAAATGATTTTAGATGCTACCAATCGCCGAGGCAAACAAATCAAATGTTATCTTGCTCTCACCCCCCTCATAGATAAGGAAATAGAAGGTGTAGTTTTGATGATGGCAGATATCGAAAAAATCAAAAGCATGATTTCAGCCCAAGAAATTGAAGAAAGACGACAGATGGGTAATTGGTGATTGGTAATGGGGATTACACAATTATAGGACTAGCTCTTTCACCTATTTCCTACCTTCTGTTTTCAAAATATTTCTTGAGAATTATCTCCTAGGGGTCATCCCAAAGGGAAACAGGTTCATTTATTGTGGCCTGGTGTCTGTTTACAAAAGGAGGTGGGAGGTAATAAAGCAAGCTTTACAGCAGAATTCAGGCTTCGCCATAAGCCTCAGTAAAACGGAGTCAGAATTCACGAGTAAAACTAGCTTAATATCTGGCTTTAAGTTTAGAGTCTGTATATCATTTATCTGCAATCTGCATGATGTAGAAATTTTGCCATGCTGCACTAGTAAAAATTAATTTTGTGATTTTTCACAAAATTAACCAATTTTTTGATACGTTTAAAGTAGAGATAAAAATATATTTTTATCTCTTAATTCATTGACTAAAAATGAGAGAAAAAGCTATGGATACCGCTATTAGATATGACATTGAAGTGATCAAGGAAGAAGCACTTCAATTGGCCAAAAGGGGACTTATTAGCCGCCAACAGCCAATTTATACCCTTGGTAAATATATTCCTGATCGTGAATGGGCTTATTTTGAGCAGGAACTAGAAAAAAATGAATATTTGCTCAGGGATAGGATTATTGACCTACTTGATCATGAGACATGGGAAGAAGATTGAGGTATTACTTAGAGTCCATCAGCAATTAGCAACATCCGAAATTTATTTTCAATTACAAGATAAACTTTTCATAAATTAAGCCTCCGAACTAATTCGTGGGCTTTTTAGTAGAAATTAGTCAAAATCAACAGTTAGAGCAAATTTTTGTTACTATTCTAATATAGGAATCCGGTTTGATTATTGAAAATACACGTAGGATGTGTATAGCCCCACTGGCATGGCTACGCTAGAGCGACAGCGTAACGCACCAAAACCTTAAGAATGGTGCGTTACGGGTTTCATCCTAACGCACCCTACAATACCTAATCTTGTTCAAAAATCAAAGTCTACTTTGAAACCAATAGTTTTTTCTTAATCGGGTTTTGTTCCTAAATCCTATACTCTTCCCTGTTCCCTTTTGAAAAACTCTAGTTCTCAACTTGGACGAGGTTTAATAGAAAAAACTACATGAAATTAGACATTAAAAATTACCAAGAATTACAAACTTATTTAACAAATTAAGTAAGGATTCAGGATACAGAATGTTTGATATAGCAGGGAACTCTTAACGGAAGAAAAAAATATTCTTCTTCCTCCTGACTCCTGACTCCTGACTCCTGACTCCTGACTCCTGACTCCTGACTCCTGACTCCTGACTCCTGACTCCTAACTCCTGACTTCTTACCAAATTAATAGGTATATAGCATCATGAAAATTTTGTTGGTAGAAGATGACCAACTTACGAGTTCAGCGATTACCAGCAAC includes:
- a CDS encoding DUF4327 family protein, which produces MDTAIRYDIEVIKEEALQLAKRGLISRQQPIYTLGKYIPDREWAYFEQELEKNEYLLRDRIIDLLDHETWEED
- a CDS encoding polyphosphate kinase 2 family protein, producing MNHDPFIVPPNSLISLKNDYDPSYIAEFHEKKDAKKKLEAGIKELANYQNILYAQNTYALLIIFQAMDAAGKDSTIKHVMSGVNPQGCQVFSFKAPSDEDLDHDYLWRSTKALPERGRIGIFNRSYYEELLVVRVHPEILEKQQLHYFPQENKIWQQRFEEINNFEKYLVTNGILVLKFFLNVSKQEQKKRFLDRIETPEKHWKFSDSDVRERGFWDDYMTAYEQVFNHTSTEAAPWYIIPADHKWFTRLVVSEIICKKLQDLNLQYPTISEEHKEKLLQAKKMLESED
- a CDS encoding CheR family methyltransferase; the protein is MTSIEKNPDFENLLVYLRQNRGFDFTGYKRSTLMRRVNKRMQSLSIESFVDYIDYLQVYPEEFNHLFNTILINVTDFFRDASAWECLAQQVIPDIIKNKKSSEPIRIWCAGCASGEEAYTLAILMSEALGAEDFRHRVKIYATDIDEEALYQARQAVYSAKNIHAISPELRDKYFELLGNNYLFRQDLRRSVIFGRHDLLQDAPISRLDLLVCRNTLMYFNSETQGRIMARFHFALNDKGYLFLGKAEMLSMYSNLFAPIDLKNRIFKRVSTTNVRDRLLVMANSVEDESSHRLSRYLRLRELAFDTEPNAKVVIDINGLLVMMNEQARILFSLSAKDLDRPFQDLELSYRPIELRSLIERAYNERRLIIITNVERYISNSETQYLDVRIIPLQDSDLSFLGVTIVFHDVTRYIKLQEALQRSRQELETTNEELQSTNEELETTNEELQSTNEELETTNEELQSTNQELETMNEELQSANEELQTINYELSQRTLELNHTNVFLISILRSLQTGIVVINKNFYIVIWNHLVEELWGLRNGEVINKSFFGLDIGLPTEQLRSSICDAISGTKHFQEMILDATNRRGKQIKCYLALTPLIDKEIEGVVLMMADIEKIKSMISAQEIEERRQMGNW
- a CDS encoding chemotaxis protein CheB, with protein sequence MILRSEFTNNYQIPDLTHAGFDIVALAASAGGLTAITEVLSALPTDFKAAIVIVQHLDPKSRSLMAEILRRHIVLDVKQAEDGDKLNPGMVYIAPPNHHLLVNCDATLSLSQSEKVHFLRPAADVLFKSVAGSYKDRAIAVVLTGNGCDGAIGVKAIHKMGGIIIVEDEKTAEFKGMPLAAIETGNVDFIIPKEGISSALINLVMARG